From the genome of Onthophagus taurus isolate NC chromosome 5, IU_Otau_3.0, whole genome shotgun sequence, one region includes:
- the LOC111421021 gene encoding uncharacterized protein — translation MPDNNVGDTQIFSENFSAVRLPPFWVSKPEIWFTQVEAKFSICNVQNDKAKYNLVISNLPLEIISSVIDVINNPPDTNLYPFLKKTLIDRLSQSEEKRLDDLLSASEMGNQKPSEFFRGMMVTASGSQVVSQDLLLKLWKRRLPHTISVALLASGKSDPLELLTMADKIWDSLNSGPYSSLKVSEITPAQNSHSTHDFPLLKAISDLTSTCQTLLQTVTQQHTSITSIQNKINNLQQSVEDINSLQRQCCSHCCYNDNSSFRSRNRTPSRERSNICKFHSRYGTKAYSCEGTWCKFHNLIKNKPTTSYSNSKN, via the coding sequence ATGCCCGATAATAACGTTGGTGATACACAAATTTtttccgaaaatttttctGCAGTGCGACTTCCACCTTTTTGGGTATCAAAACCTGAAATCTGGTTTACTCAGGTGGaagcaaaattttcaatttgtaaTGTGCAGAATGACAAAGCTAAATACAATCTGGTGATTTCTAATTTACCGTTAGAAATCATTTCATCAGTTATTGATGTGATTAATAACCCACCAGACACAAACTTATatccttttcttaaaaaaactttaattgataGACTATCACAAAGTGAGGAGAAACGTCTGGATGATCTCCTGTCGGCTTCAGAGATGGGAAATCAAAAACCATCTGAATTCTTCCGAGGTATGATGGTTACTGCAAGTGGTTCTCAAGTTGTAAGTCAAGACttacttttaaaactttgGAAGAGGAGGCTTCCACACACAATTTCAGTTGCCTTACTGGCCTCTGGAAAAAGTGATCCACTTGAATTACTAACGATGGCAGATAAAATTTGGGATTCTTTAAATTCCGGTCCTTATTCATCATTAAAAGTTTCAGAAATTACGCCTGCCCAAAATTCACATTCGACGCatgattttcctttattaaaaGCCATCAGTGATTTAACTTCAACTTGTCAAACTTTGTTGCAAACTGTAACACAACAACACACATCTATTACatctattcaaaataaaataaataacttacaaCAGAGTGTTGAAGATATAAATTCTTTACAACGTCAGTGTTGTTCACATTGTTGTTACAATGACAATTCTTCATTTCGTTCGCGCAATCGTACTCCTTCTCGAGAACGTTCAAACATTTGCAAATTTCATAGCAGATATGGTACCAAAGCTTATAGTTGTGAAGGTACTTGGTGTAAATtccataatttaataaaaaataaaccaactaCATCctattcaaattcaaaaaactaa